The following coding sequences are from one Sciurus carolinensis chromosome 11, mSciCar1.2, whole genome shotgun sequence window:
- the LOC124959818 gene encoding olfactory receptor 8K5-like gives MGQQNQTLLTEFILTGVSRRPELQLPFFGVFLIIYTVTVVGNLGMIILTKLDSHLHTPMYFFIRHLAFIDLGDSTVIYPKMMVNFFVDQNTISFYACATQMAFFITFIISELFILSTMAYDRYVAICNPLLYNVIMSQRLCHVLVGIPYLYSIFQALMITVKIFILTFCGSKVISHFYCDDVPLLLMLCSDARDIELLIILFSAFNLFSSLLVILVSYILILLAICRMHSAESRKKAFSTCGSHLTVVVVFYGSLLFMYVQPKSTHSFETDKLASVFYTLVIPMLNPLIYSIRNKEVKNAFHRVFKNQCKFCI, from the coding sequence tctgactggagtctcAAGGCGgcctgagctgcagcttccctTCTTTGGGGTCTTCCTCATCATCTACACAGTCACAGTGGTGGGCAACCTGGGCATGATCATTCTGACCAAGCtggactcccacctgcacacgcctatgtatttttttatcagACATCTGGCTTTCATTGATCTTGGAGATTCCACTGTCATTTATCCCAAGATGATGGTGAATTTTTTTGTTGATCAAAATACCATTTCCTTTTATGCATGTGCCACCCAGATGGCTTTCTTCATTACTTTCATTATCAGTGAACTTTTCATCTTGTCcaccatggcctatgaccgctatgtggccatctgcaaccctcTGCTCTACAATGTCATCATGTCTCAGAGACTCTGCCATGTGCTGGTGGGCATTCCATACCTCTACAGCATCTTTCAGGCTCTGATGATCACTGTTAAGATTTTCATACTGACCTTCTGTGGCTCCAAGGTTATCAGTCATTTCTACTGTGATGATGTACCCTTGTTACTTATGCTCTGCTCAGATGCACGGGATATAGAATTATTGATCATACTGTTTTCAGCATTTAATTTATTCTCATCCCTCCTGGTCATCTTGGTATCCTACATTCTGATTCTGCTTGCCATATGTCGAATGCATTCTgcagaaagcaggaaaaaagcTTTCTCCACGTGTGGGTCTCATCTGACAGTGGTGGTGGTGTTCTATGGGTCTCTACTTTTTATGTATGTGCAGCCCAAATCCACTCACTCCTTTGAAACTGATAAACTGGCCTCTGTATTTTACACTTTAGTGATCCCCATGCTTAACCCTTTGATCTACAGCATTAggaacaaagaagtaaaaaatgcCTTCCACAGGGTCTTTAAGAATCAATGCAAATTTtgtatttga